A genomic window from Candidatus Thiocaldithrix dubininis includes:
- the glgC gene encoding glucose-1-phosphate adenylyltransferase, producing the protein MPLNKHQQAKLYRYYTEPKMVTELTRRTLALVLAGGEGSRLKDLTAWRAKPAVPFGGKYRIIDFALSNCVNSGIRRVGVLTQYKAHSLIRHLQRAWGFMRAEIGEFVEILPAQQRTSKKEWYQGTADALFQNLDIVQRHDPDYILVLGGDHIYTMDYSKMLVEHVNAGADFTVGCIEVPIEEAKGFGVMAVDQNHRITEFTEKPKHPREIPNKPGMALASMGIYIFSKDFLYKVLYEDAMKLHSSRDFGKDIIPSNIHRAKAIAYPFRNEAGNPGYWRDVGTVYSYWQANMELCSVKPELNLYDRDWPIWTYQPQYPPAKFVFDDEGCRGEAIDSLISTGCILSGARVKRSIVFFANTLEKQTIVKDSVILPKVSIGSHCHIERAIIDKGAVIPSGMTIGKDLELDRKRFHVTDEGIVLVTAEMLGQKLRTGDKDSLWRLAV; encoded by the coding sequence ATGCCTTTGAATAAGCATCAACAGGCAAAGTTATACCGTTACTACACTGAACCGAAAATGGTAACCGAATTAACTCGGCGCACCTTAGCGTTAGTGTTGGCCGGGGGCGAAGGTTCGCGCCTAAAGGATTTAACCGCGTGGCGTGCGAAACCAGCCGTACCATTTGGTGGCAAATATCGCATTATTGACTTTGCCCTATCCAATTGTGTGAATTCAGGCATTCGCCGCGTGGGGGTATTAACCCAATATAAAGCGCATTCCCTGATTCGGCATTTGCAACGGGCATGGGGCTTTATGCGGGCAGAAATTGGCGAATTCGTGGAAATTCTGCCTGCTCAACAGCGCACCTCCAAAAAGGAATGGTATCAAGGCACAGCAGATGCCTTATTCCAAAATCTAGACATCGTTCAACGGCATGACCCCGATTATATTTTGGTCTTGGGTGGCGACCATATTTATACGATGGATTATTCTAAAATGCTGGTGGAACATGTCAATGCAGGCGCGGATTTTACGGTTGGCTGTATTGAAGTGCCCATAGAAGAAGCCAAAGGCTTTGGCGTAATGGCGGTAGATCAAAATCACCGCATTACCGAATTTACCGAAAAACCCAAACACCCGCGTGAAATTCCCAATAAACCGGGTATGGCCTTAGCTTCGATGGGGATTTATATCTTCTCCAAAGACTTTCTCTACAAAGTTTTATATGAAGATGCGATGAAACTGCACTCCTCGCGGGATTTTGGCAAAGATATTATTCCATCCAATATTCACCGTGCCAAAGCGATTGCTTATCCGTTTAGAAATGAAGCGGGTAATCCCGGTTATTGGCGCGATGTAGGCACTGTGTATTCATATTGGCAAGCCAATATGGAATTATGTTCAGTTAAACCCGAATTAAATTTATATGATCGTGATTGGCCGATCTGGACGTATCAACCGCAATACCCGCCCGCTAAATTCGTATTTGATGATGAGGGCTGTCGCGGCGAGGCTATTGATTCATTAATTTCCACGGGTTGTATTTTATCGGGCGCACGTGTTAAACGCTCTATTGTCTTCTTTGCTAATACGCTAGAAAAACAAACTATTGTGAAAGATAGCGTAATTTTACCCAAGGTTAGTATTGGCAGCCATTGTCATATTGAACGCGCCATTATTGATAAAGGTGCGGTCATTCCCAGCGGTATGACGATTGGTAAAGACTTGGAATTAGATCGCAAGCGTTTCCACGTAACCGATGAGGGTATTGTGTTGGTAACGGCTGAGATGTTAGGACAGAAATTACGAACAGGTGACAAGGATTCTTTATGGCGACTAGCCGTTTAA